The Phycisphaerae bacterium DNA segment ACAACGGTGCCACGTTCAAGCCTATCGCCAAAGGCCTGAGCAACAGCGGCAGTCACACGTTCTTCGTCCCGAACCGGCCGAGCACCGCCGCGTTCGTGCGAGTGGTGGCGATCGACAACGCCTTCAACTCCGGACAAGATGAGAGTGATGCCCCGTTCACCGTTGAACGAGCGCCCGGCGGTATCGCCCCCACAACGCTCCGCGACTTCGACATGCCCGGCAGTCAGCCTTTCGAGGCCGGAACGCTGAATGACCCGGCGGCTTGCGAGGTCTGCCACGGCGGCTATGACGCCAACGTGGAGCCTCATTTTAACTGGCAGGGAAGCATGATGGCTCATGCTTCGCTGGATCCGCTGTTCGAGGCGTGTCTGGCCGTGGCCAATCAGGATGCCCCCGATTCGGGCGACCTTTGCCTGCGATGCCATATTCCCAAGGGCTGGCTGCGAGGCCGATCGGTCCCGACCGACGGGACGCAAATGCTGGCGACGGATATGAACGGCGTCTCGTGCGACTTCTGCCACAGACTCGTCGATCCCATCTATACGCCGGGTGTCAGCCCGATAGGGGACCAGGCCATCCTTGCCGGCATGTTGTCGGTTCCAAACACCTTCGCCAACGGCATGTTCGTCATCGACCCCACGGGGGCCCGCCGAGGACCGTTCGTCGACGCCACCAGCGGGCATCCGATTCTGGTCTCCCCGTTCCACCGCGAGGCGGCACTCTGCGGGACATGTCACGACGTGAGCAATCCCGCCTTTGAAAAGGACCTCCACGGCAACTACCCGCCGAACGCGTTCGATACGCCCGCGGCGAGTTTCTACTCGCACACCCTGATGCCCATCGAGCGGACCTACAGCGAGTGGTTTTTCAGCGACTACAACACGCCCGCGGGTGTTTATGCCCCGCAGTTCGGCGGGAACAAGCAGTATGTTGCCACCTGTCAGGACTGCCACCTTCGCGACGTGACCGGAAAGGGCTGCAACTTCGGCAACCCGCCTACGCGGACGGATCTGCCCCTGCACGACATGACCGGCGGCAGTGCGTGGTTGAGCGGCCTTCTGCCGACGATGTTCCCCGGGCAGGCAGGCGCCGCCGCGATGCAGAGCGGGCAGATGAGATCTCGTTACATGTTGCAGAACGCGGCAAGCATGGCCGCAGCACAGGACGGCACGCGCCTGAAGGTGACGGTGACCAACGAAACCGGCCATAAACTCCCAACAGGCTATCCCGAAGGGCGACGCATGTGGATCAATGTCAAGTTCTACGACCAGGACAGCAACCTGCTGGCTGAGTCGGCGGCCTACGACGCCGAATCAGGTACGCTGAGTCATGATGCCGCCGCCAGAATCTACGAGGCCAAGCCGGGTCTGGACGTCGACGTGGCTTCCCTGGCGGGCGAAGATCCCGGCCCGTCGTTCCATTTCGTCCTGAACAACAAGATCTACAAGGATAACCGCATCCCGCCGCGAGGCTTCAGCAACGCCCTGTTCGCCAGCTTCGGCGGGGCCCCGGTGGGTCATGAGTACGATGACGGGCAGTACTGGGACGACGCATGGTACGCGGTGCCGTTTGGCGCCGTCTCGGCCACTGTGACGCTCTACTACCAGAGCACCAGCAAGGAATACGTGGAATTCCTGCTAGCTGAGAACACCACCAACAACGCGGGCCAGGTGATGCACGATCTGTGGAACAACAACGGCAAGGCCCCGCCGGAACTGATGAAGACGGTCACCGTGGCGGTGTCCATTCCGGATGTCCGAGCGGACCTCGATCATGACGGCGACGTGGACGAGGACGACATGATCCTGTTCGAGGCCTGTGCCTCAGGCCCGGGTGTTCCCCACAGTGGCACGGCCGAATGCCAAAGGGTGGACTTCGACACGGACAGCGACGTCGACCAGTCCGATTTTAGCATCGAGCAGGCGTGCTTTAGCGGAGCAAACATCTTGGCCGATCCCGCCTGCTCGAGCTGACATCGTCATGGCATTGTGGCGACCCAGTTGCTCTCTTGTCGATTGCTGAACACTGATCGCTGATAGACTCTCCAAACAGAAGCGGCCGGCGTTTTCGTGCCGGCCGCCGCGTCTTGCGGTTTTTTTGCAGACCGTGATCAGACTTCCGACTCGGGGTTGGCCGGGTCGCTCGGATCGAACCACTTCGGGTTCATGACGATCCGCTTCTTTTTTTCCATGGCGATGTTCGAGCAGAGGGCGACAACCGCGTCGGCCAGGGCAACCAAGCCGTCACAGCGGGGCTTCATCTCAGGCCGGCTGGGATCGGGCTTGCCGATCTCGCGGATCAGCCAGGCCAGGTGTTCCTGCTCCTCGCGGTAGCCGCGGCTGGTCAACGTGTCCGCCGTACCCACCGCGCTGCCCCAGGCCGCCGTGCCGCCCGACGACATCACCGGCTTGCCGATGCGGTTCTCGGCCCATGCGATGCGGGTGTCAACCCGCGTGTCCTTGGACTTATCCTTGAAGTCCTCGTAGAACAGATACGCTTCCATCTCGCGGTCCATGATGAGTGTCGCTCGCGATCCGTTCACCTGCTCCCCGTAACCGTCGAACGCATTGGTTGAGATCGACGAATAGGTGACCACCGTGTTGTCGGTCGTGTACGGCAGGGGCAACAGAACCGGTTCTGCCGGAGCGCTTGCCGTTGTCGGCTCCTTCGCTCGGTCGGGCAGACTCTTGAAAACATTCTGGTCGCCGAACAAATACTGCATGAAGATGTGATCCGCGATGGTGCGCCCGTCCTTAAAATAGGAGGTCACGCCGGTCCCGACCATCTCCGTCGGCAGCTTGTGGTTCAGGAAAATGCTGGCCGCGTCCAACTGATGGCTGCCCAACTCGACCATCAGGCCGCCGCCCGTGCGGTTGTCAATTCGCCACCGGACAAGCTGCTCGTAGCTCTCGTACCCGTACTTGGCAATGTCCACCTTCCGGTCCTCCGGCGGGATCTCCTTGCTCCAACTGTCGAACCCGGTCTGGTTACGATGCCAGTAGGCGTGAATGTGGCGAATGTCCCCCACGACGCCCTGCTTGATGAGCGACAGGGCGTTGGCATACATGTAGCTGTAGTGCCGCTGATGCCCAATGGCCAGGAATCGGTTGTTCGCCGCCGCCGCGTTGACCATCTGCTTGCACTCGGTGACCGTTTTAGCCATGAGTTT contains these protein-coding regions:
- a CDS encoding Gfo/Idh/MocA family oxidoreductase, producing the protein MVLNAQQRQIGRDNFGDASSEVFRITRRQMLSAGLVIPTAAAMYWGYGKLKGAPVKTALIGTGDQGCYAHISQSNPEYVDFVAFSDIRPSSQQRARDAFKALYGPEKANKIRLEEDYHKLFDDPDIELVIIALPLHLHAPATIAALQKGKHVLCEKLMAKTVTECKQMVNAAAANNRFLAIGHQRHYSYMYANALSLIKQGVVGDIRHIHAYWHRNQTGFDSWSKEIPPEDRKVDIAKYGYESYEQLVRWRIDNRTGGGLMVELGSHQLDAASIFLNHKLPTEMVGTGVTSYFKDGRTIADHIFMQYLFGDQNVFKSLPDRAKEPTTASAPAEPVLLPLPYTTDNTVVTYSSISTNAFDGYGEQVNGSRATLIMDREMEAYLFYEDFKDKSKDTRVDTRIAWAENRIGKPVMSSGGTAAWGSAVGTADTLTSRGYREEQEHLAWLIREIGKPDPSRPEMKPRCDGLVALADAVVALCSNIAMEKKKRIVMNPKWFDPSDPANPESEV